A portion of the Acidobacteriota bacterium genome contains these proteins:
- a CDS encoding SDR family oxidoreductase has product MDLGLAGKVCMVGGASRGLGYAVARALAAEGARVSMASRDFAAIDAAGDRIRTETGADVLSVPADLRSAAAIDGWVQATVGTFGDVDGLFVNTGGPPAGGFFDFDDQAWQDAFELLVLGGVRLVRAAVPLMRTRGGGSIVFSTSSSVREPIPNLTLSNVVRAAVPALAKTLAAELARDRIRVNNLMPGRIDTDRVRHLDRVNAERQGLAVADVQARYRAAIPLGRYGEPGEYARAAVFLLSDAAAYITGATLLVDGGQMRSVM; this is encoded by the coding sequence ATGGATCTAGGACTGGCCGGCAAGGTGTGCATGGTGGGCGGGGCGAGCCGCGGGCTGGGGTACGCCGTGGCGCGGGCGTTGGCGGCCGAGGGCGCGCGGGTGTCCATGGCGTCGCGCGATTTCGCGGCCATCGACGCCGCCGGCGACCGCATCCGCACCGAGACCGGCGCCGACGTGCTGAGCGTGCCGGCGGACCTGCGCTCGGCCGCGGCCATCGACGGCTGGGTGCAGGCGACCGTCGGTACGTTCGGTGACGTGGACGGGCTGTTCGTCAACACCGGTGGCCCGCCGGCGGGTGGGTTCTTCGATTTCGACGACCAGGCATGGCAGGATGCCTTCGAGCTGCTGGTGCTCGGCGGCGTGCGCCTGGTCCGGGCGGCCGTGCCGCTCATGCGGACGCGCGGCGGCGGCAGCATCGTCTTCTCCACGTCGTCATCGGTGCGCGAGCCCATTCCCAACCTGACGCTCTCCAACGTCGTCCGGGCGGCGGTCCCCGCGCTGGCCAAGACCCTGGCCGCGGAGCTGGCCCGGGACCGGATCCGCGTGAACAACCTGATGCCGGGCCGCATCGACACCGACCGGGTGCGCCACCTGGACCGGGTCAATGCCGAGCGGCAGGGTCTTGCCGTCGCCGACGTGCAGGCACGATACCGTGCCGCCATTCCGCTGGGGCGCTACGGTGAGCCCGGCGAGTACGCCCGGGCCGCGGTATTCCTGCTATCCGATGCGGCCGCCTACATCACCGGCGCCACGCTGCTCGTGGACGGCGGGCAGATGCGCAGCGTGATGTGA
- a CDS encoding major facilitator superfamily domain-containing protein 1 has protein sequence MTPEPQPSDPRHQNTGAAGAWLDPASRRHRFAVLFIVALVPLGITFAYDIFGAIAPTLVETLGAARSTVATFYTLYSGAAILSLLVVGLAIDRLGPRRAGLLFLGLVVAGAGLAAAAPSLPLMLAGRFLFGCGAESVHVVLLTIGARWFRGRELALAMGIVIACGRLGSILSFNSGELLAASLGGYQPALAVTAGLCGLSLLLFLAYCLLDRRAERLGALEATRGGARFAWGNLRALPRVYWLLTLLCVAFYSAIFPFTALATDLFADRWHIPRVAAAEGGFALRLGANFLHLFGTAGGLASLLTLSSMVFAPLAGAWVDRRGGRGGLLVAGPLLQVPAFLLMALTDLHPAGPMLLLAAAFVLLPAAFWPSLALVVDPRRTGVVFGLTMMVQNIGLALFPLLNGWLRDVTRSYQASLLMFAALGAVALALALWVWREDARSGGTLRRR, from the coding sequence ATGACACCCGAACCCCAGCCGAGCGACCCCCGCCACCAGAACACAGGCGCCGCGGGCGCCTGGCTCGACCCGGCCAGCCGCCGGCACCGCTTCGCCGTGCTCTTCATCGTGGCGCTGGTGCCGCTGGGCATCACCTTCGCTTACGACATCTTCGGCGCCATCGCCCCGACGCTGGTGGAGACGCTGGGCGCCGCCCGCAGCACCGTGGCCACCTTCTACACCCTCTATTCGGGCGCCGCCATCCTGTCGCTGCTGGTGGTGGGGCTGGCCATCGACCGCCTGGGCCCCCGCCGCGCCGGGCTGCTGTTCCTGGGTCTGGTGGTCGCGGGCGCGGGCCTGGCCGCGGCGGCGCCGTCGCTGCCCCTGATGCTCGCGGGCCGGTTCCTGTTCGGATGCGGCGCCGAGTCGGTGCACGTGGTGCTCCTCACCATCGGCGCCCGCTGGTTCCGCGGCCGGGAGCTGGCGCTGGCCATGGGCATCGTGATCGCCTGCGGCCGGCTGGGCAGCATCCTGAGCTTCAACTCGGGTGAACTGCTGGCCGCTTCATTGGGCGGATACCAGCCGGCGCTCGCCGTGACCGCCGGGCTGTGCGGGCTGTCGCTGCTGCTGTTCCTGGCGTATTGTCTCCTGGATCGTCGCGCCGAACGGCTCGGGGCGCTCGAGGCGACTCGCGGCGGCGCGCGCTTCGCCTGGGGGAACCTGCGCGCCCTGCCCCGCGTGTACTGGCTGCTGACGCTGCTGTGCGTGGCCTTCTACTCGGCGATCTTCCCCTTCACCGCGCTGGCCACCGACCTGTTCGCCGACCGGTGGCACATCCCCCGCGTGGCCGCGGCCGAAGGCGGCTTCGCCCTTCGCCTCGGTGCCAACTTCCTCCACCTGTTCGGCACCGCCGGCGGGCTGGCGTCGCTGCTGACCCTCAGCTCGATGGTGTTCGCCCCCCTGGCCGGCGCCTGGGTGGACCGCCGCGGCGGCCGCGGCGGCCTACTCGTAGCCGGTCCGCTTCTTCAGGTGCCCGCGTTTCTGCTCATGGCGCTCACCGACCTCCATCCCGCCGGCCCGATGCTGCTCCTGGCGGCGGCGTTTGTGCTCCTGCCGGCGGCGTTCTGGCCGTCGCTGGCCCTGGTAGTGGACCCGCGCCGCACGGGAGTCGTCTTCGGCCTGACCATGATGGTCCAGAACATCGGGCTGGCGCTCTTCCCTCTGCTCAACGGCTGGCTGCGGGACGTCACCCGCTCCTACCAGGCGAGCCTGCTCATGTTCGCTGCGCTCGGCGCAGTCGCCCTGGCCCTCGCTCTGTGGGTGTGGCGGGAGGATGCCCGCTCAGGCGGCACATTACGGAGGCGGTAA
- a CDS encoding GntR family transcriptional regulator yields MGDGYQLNLKTLKEQVYDYLSNQLSRQELRPGDAINLDAVCQRLGVSKTPLRDALIVLETEGFVRFLPRRGVYVTALTLQDIRDIYQIIGALESSAVLAGRGRFRPEHAEAMAGLNAGMKAALDSDDFAGFYRLNLTFHDTYIELAGNAALHRIVHNLKKRLYDFPKRDQLLKEWEYASVDEHRRITDLLAAGDHDSAAVFVRDVHWSFPVQERFIRIYYAGIE; encoded by the coding sequence ATGGGCGACGGCTACCAGCTGAACTTGAAGACACTCAAGGAGCAGGTGTACGATTACCTGAGCAACCAGCTCAGCCGGCAGGAATTGCGCCCCGGCGACGCCATCAACCTGGATGCCGTGTGCCAGCGCCTGGGCGTGAGCAAAACGCCGCTACGTGATGCGCTCATTGTGCTGGAGACGGAAGGATTCGTCCGCTTCCTGCCCCGCCGCGGGGTCTATGTGACCGCCCTGACCCTGCAGGACATCCGGGACATCTACCAGATCATCGGCGCGCTGGAGAGCAGCGCGGTGCTGGCCGGGCGCGGGAGGTTCCGCCCCGAGCACGCCGAGGCGATGGCCGGGCTAAACGCCGGCATGAAGGCCGCGCTGGACTCCGACGACTTCGCCGGCTTCTACCGTCTGAACCTGACTTTCCACGACACCTACATCGAGCTGGCGGGCAACGCCGCCCTGCACCGGATCGTCCACAACCTGAAAAAGCGGCTCTATGATTTCCCCAAGCGGGATCAGCTCCTCAAGGAGTGGGAATACGCCTCGGTGGACGAACACCGGCGCATCACCGACTTGCTGGCGGCAGGCGATCACGACAGCGCCGCCGTCTTCGTGCGCGACGTGCACTGGTCGTTCCCGGTGCAGGAGCGGTTCATCCGAATCTACTACGCGGGCATCGAATGA
- a CDS encoding glycyl-radical enzyme activating protein, which translates to MAMDGEISGIIFDIKRFAIHDGPGIRTSVFLKGCPLRCAWCHNPEGLSPEPEMVLQPHKCIAGCRFCVDACPHGAASVADGGPAIDAARCVRCGACAAACPTGAIQRIGRAVTAAQVMAEIEPDRIFYVESGGGATFTGGEPLAQPDFLCALLALCRERGIDTVVDTAGCAPVEVLDRVAELAGEFLFDLKVIDAAAHRRFTGGSNRQILNNLERLVHRGARVMVRVPLLPGVNDDPASLEAMGRYLEELGGITGVALLPFHRGGGQKYIKLGRRDTFAGAVAPAPERVAAARATLERHGLTVQIGG; encoded by the coding sequence ATGGCGATGGACGGCGAGATATCCGGAATCATCTTCGATATCAAGCGGTTTGCCATTCATGATGGACCGGGGATCCGCACCAGCGTGTTCCTGAAGGGCTGTCCGCTCCGGTGCGCCTGGTGCCACAATCCCGAAGGGTTGTCTCCTGAACCGGAGATGGTCCTGCAACCCCACAAGTGCATCGCCGGCTGCCGTTTCTGCGTGGACGCCTGTCCGCACGGGGCGGCATCGGTCGCAGATGGCGGTCCGGCCATCGACGCCGCGCGCTGCGTCCGTTGCGGCGCGTGCGCCGCGGCGTGTCCCACCGGTGCCATCCAGCGGATCGGCCGGGCGGTGACCGCAGCGCAGGTCATGGCGGAGATCGAGCCGGACCGGATCTTCTACGTCGAGTCGGGCGGCGGCGCCACATTTACGGGGGGCGAACCGCTGGCTCAGCCCGATTTCCTCTGTGCGCTGCTGGCTCTTTGCCGCGAGCGGGGCATCGACACCGTGGTGGACACCGCCGGCTGCGCTCCAGTCGAGGTGCTGGACCGCGTGGCGGAGCTGGCCGGCGAATTCCTGTTCGACTTGAAAGTCATCGATGCGGCCGCCCACCGGCGGTTCACCGGCGGGTCGAACCGCCAGATCCTGAACAACCTCGAGCGCCTGGTGCACCGGGGCGCCCGCGTCATGGTCCGGGTGCCGCTCCTGCCGGGGGTCAACGATGACCCCGCCTCGCTCGAGGCCATGGGCCGGTACCTGGAGGAGTTGGGCGGCATCACCGGAGTGGCCCTGCTCCCCTTCCACCGGGGCGGCGGCCAGAAATACATCAAGCTGGGCCGGCGCGACACGTTCGCCGGCGCCGTGGCCCCCGCGCCGGAGCGGGTGGCGGCGGCGCGGGCGACGCTGGAGCGCCACGGCCTGACGGTTCAGATCGGAGGCTGA
- a CDS encoding glycyl radical protein — protein MNERIRALREESLNAVPRISPERARLITEFYRSAEARRVSAPVRRALAFRHVLAHKTIWIGDGELIVGERGPAPKATPTYPEITAHSLEDLQILDSRPKIPYRVDAETLRIYRDEILPFWQGATQRDRLFEQMTPEWRAAFDAGVFTEFMEQRAPGHTVLDDKIYRKGMRDIQAEIDARLAALDFHGDPGAWAKQEELRAMRIAADAIVIFAERHAAKARELAAAAGDPARRAELERIAAVCDRVPAHAPRDFHEALQAYWFVHLGVITELNPWDAFNPGRLDQHLWPFYRQGLADGSLTETQARELLQAFWVKFNNQPAPPKVGVTAEESGTYTDFANINLGGLTPDGGDGVNDLTFILLDVIEEMRLLQPSSNIQLSRKSPDAFLLRALKILQTGFGQPSIFNADTIVQELTRQGKSLVDARGGGASGCVEAGAFGKEAYILTGYFNLPKILELTLHDGVDPNTGIRLGPATGAAVTLADFDALMTAFERQVRHFVDVKIRGSNVIERLFAEHLPVPFLSILIDDCVARGRDYHDGGARYDTSYIQGVGIGTITDSLSAIKTHVYDRQTLDMNGLMELLRTDFAGCEDLRLLLAEKTPRYGNDDDAADTVMRRVFDLYVRAVDGRPNTRGGTYRVDMLPTTCHVYFGRVTGATPDGRKARQPLSEGISPVQGADRRGPTAVVRSAAKMDHQRTGGTLLNQKFLPSLMAEETGRRKVAQLVRGYFRMDGHHIQFNVVDAATLRDAQAHPERYRDLIVRVAGYSDYFVDLNPALQEEIITRTAHGDV, from the coding sequence ATGAACGAACGGATCCGCGCGCTGCGCGAGGAAAGCCTGAACGCCGTCCCCCGGATCTCGCCGGAGCGGGCGCGGCTGATCACCGAATTCTACCGCAGCGCCGAGGCGCGCCGCGTGTCCGCCCCCGTCCGCCGCGCGCTGGCGTTCCGTCACGTGCTGGCGCACAAGACGATCTGGATCGGCGACGGCGAACTCATCGTGGGCGAGCGCGGCCCGGCGCCCAAGGCCACGCCCACCTATCCCGAGATCACCGCCCACAGCCTCGAGGATCTGCAGATCCTCGACAGCCGGCCCAAGATCCCCTACCGGGTGGACGCGGAGACGCTCCGGATCTACCGCGACGAGATCCTGCCGTTCTGGCAGGGCGCCACGCAGCGGGACCGCCTCTTTGAACAGATGACCCCCGAGTGGCGCGCCGCTTTCGACGCCGGCGTGTTCACCGAGTTCATGGAGCAGCGGGCGCCGGGGCACACCGTGCTCGACGACAAGATCTACCGGAAGGGGATGCGCGACATCCAGGCGGAAATCGACGCGCGGCTTGCCGCGCTCGACTTCCACGGCGACCCCGGCGCATGGGCCAAGCAGGAGGAACTGCGGGCCATGCGCATCGCGGCGGACGCGATCGTGATCTTCGCCGAGCGGCATGCCGCCAAAGCACGGGAGCTGGCGGCCGCCGCGGGCGACCCGGCGCGCCGGGCGGAGCTGGAGCGGATCGCCGCCGTGTGCGACCGCGTGCCCGCCCATGCCCCGCGCGACTTCCACGAGGCGCTGCAGGCGTACTGGTTCGTCCACCTGGGCGTGATCACCGAGCTCAACCCGTGGGACGCCTTCAACCCCGGCCGGCTGGACCAGCACCTTTGGCCGTTTTACCGGCAGGGACTGGCCGACGGTTCGCTCACTGAGACGCAGGCCCGCGAGCTGCTCCAGGCGTTCTGGGTCAAGTTCAACAACCAGCCGGCGCCGCCCAAGGTGGGCGTCACCGCCGAGGAGAGCGGCACCTACACCGATTTCGCCAACATCAACCTGGGCGGGCTCACCCCCGACGGCGGCGACGGCGTGAACGACCTGACGTTCATCCTGCTCGACGTGATCGAGGAGATGCGGCTGCTGCAGCCCAGCTCCAACATCCAGCTTTCCAGGAAGAGCCCCGACGCGTTCCTCCTGCGCGCGCTGAAGATCCTCCAGACGGGCTTCGGCCAGCCGTCCATCTTCAACGCCGACACCATCGTCCAGGAGCTGACGCGCCAGGGGAAAAGCCTGGTGGACGCGCGCGGCGGCGGCGCCAGCGGCTGCGTCGAGGCGGGCGCCTTCGGCAAGGAGGCGTACATCCTCACCGGCTACTTCAACCTGCCCAAGATCCTGGAGCTCACCCTGCACGACGGGGTGGACCCGAACACCGGCATCCGCCTGGGGCCGGCCACTGGGGCGGCGGTGACGCTGGCCGACTTCGACGCGCTCATGACCGCTTTCGAGCGGCAGGTGCGCCACTTCGTGGACGTGAAGATCCGGGGCAGCAACGTCATTGAGCGGCTGTTCGCCGAGCACCTGCCCGTGCCGTTCCTGTCGATCCTCATCGACGACTGCGTGGCCCGGGGGCGCGACTACCACGACGGCGGCGCCCGCTACGACACCTCGTACATCCAGGGCGTCGGAATCGGCACCATCACCGATTCTCTGTCCGCCATCAAGACTCACGTCTACGACCGGCAGACGCTGGACATGAACGGGCTGATGGAGCTGCTCCGGACCGACTTCGCCGGTTGCGAGGACCTGCGCCTGCTGCTGGCCGAGAAGACGCCCCGCTACGGCAACGACGACGACGCGGCCGACACCGTCATGCGGCGGGTGTTCGACCTGTACGTCCGGGCGGTGGACGGCCGGCCCAACACCCGCGGCGGCACGTACCGCGTCGACATGCTCCCCACCACCTGCCACGTCTACTTCGGCCGGGTCACCGGCGCCACCCCCGACGGGCGGAAGGCGCGGCAGCCGCTGTCGGAGGGGATCTCGCCGGTGCAGGGCGCCGACCGCCGCGGGCCCACCGCCGTGGTGCGTTCGGCGGCCAAGATGGACCACCAGCGCACGGGCGGCACGCTGCTGAACCAGAAGTTCCTGCCGTCGCTCATGGCCGAGGAGACCGGCCGCCGCAAGGTGGCCCAGCTCGTGCGGGGCTACTTCCGCATGGACGGCCACCACATCCAGTTCAATGTGGTGGACGCCGCCACGCTGCGCGACGCCCAGGCCCACCCGGAGCGCTATCGCGATCTCATCGTCCGGGTGGCCGGCTACAGCGACTACTTCGTGGACCTCAACCCGGCGCTGCAGGAGGAAATCATCACCCGCACCGCCCACGGGGACGTGTAG